From Micromonospora rhizosphaerae, the proteins below share one genomic window:
- a CDS encoding YbaK/EbsC family protein, which translates to MGTLKTEPACTRPDLLAPPVAAAIERWPTDAPVDVDNVLVAPIDAELADTAAFCAAYEVGLDVSANCVVVAGKREGEIRYAACVVLATTRADVNGVVRRMLNVRKASFAPMAEAVELTGMEYGGITPIGLPEQWPILVDSRVIATPHVIIGSGVRHSKIALPGPALGVLPRATVVEGLAKPA; encoded by the coding sequence ATGGGGACGCTGAAGACAGAACCCGCTTGCACCCGGCCGGACCTGCTGGCGCCGCCGGTGGCCGCCGCGATCGAGCGGTGGCCGACCGACGCGCCGGTGGACGTCGACAACGTGCTGGTCGCGCCGATCGATGCGGAGCTGGCCGACACGGCCGCCTTCTGCGCCGCGTACGAGGTGGGGCTGGACGTGTCGGCCAACTGCGTGGTGGTCGCCGGCAAGCGGGAGGGCGAGATCCGGTACGCCGCCTGCGTCGTGCTGGCCACCACCCGCGCCGACGTCAACGGCGTGGTCCGCCGGATGCTGAACGTGCGCAAGGCGAGCTTCGCGCCGATGGCTGAAGCGGTGGAGCTGACCGGCATGGAGTACGGCGGCATCACCCCGATCGGCCTGCCGGAGCAGTGGCCGATCCTGGTCGACTCGCGGGTGATCGCCACCCCGCACGTGATCATCGGATCCGGCGTACGGCACAGCAAGATCGCGCTGCCCGGCCCGGCGCTCGGCGTGCTGCCCCGGGCGACGGTGGTGGAAGGGCTGGCCAAGCCCGCCTAG
- a CDS encoding DsbA family oxidoreductase, whose protein sequence is MEIEIYADVVCPWCWIGKRRLERALESYDGDVTIRYRPFQLDPTPVTEPKPLLEALAAKFGGRERAEAMSAQVSQVAAGVGLEMRIDRAVHANTFEAHRLIRFATERGRAGEMIEALYRAHFADGVDVGSKDELVKLAAAVGLDEAAARDYLDSPAGRREVAADLAAAHQLGVTSVPTFVLAGKYAVTGAQEPETLLAALTEVERRESAA, encoded by the coding sequence ATGGAGATCGAGATCTACGCCGACGTCGTCTGCCCCTGGTGCTGGATCGGCAAGCGCCGGCTGGAGCGGGCCCTCGAGTCGTACGACGGTGACGTCACCATCCGGTACCGGCCGTTCCAGCTCGACCCGACGCCGGTCACCGAGCCGAAGCCGCTGCTTGAGGCGCTGGCCGCGAAGTTCGGTGGCCGGGAGCGGGCCGAGGCGATGTCCGCCCAGGTGTCGCAGGTGGCCGCCGGGGTGGGGCTGGAGATGCGCATCGACCGTGCCGTACACGCCAACACCTTCGAGGCGCACCGGCTGATCCGGTTCGCCACCGAGCGCGGTCGGGCCGGCGAAATGATCGAGGCCCTCTACCGGGCGCACTTCGCCGACGGGGTCGATGTCGGCTCGAAGGACGAGCTGGTCAAGCTCGCCGCCGCGGTGGGCCTGGACGAGGCCGCGGCGCGCGACTACCTGGACTCGCCGGCCGGCCGGCGTGAGGTGGCCGCCGATCTGGCCGCCGCCCACCAGCTCGGGGTGACCAGCGTGCCGACCTTCGTGCTCGCCGGCAAGTACGCGGTCACCGGCGCGCAGGAGCCGGAGACGCTGCTCGCCGCCCTCACCGAAGTCGAACGCCGGGAGTCGGCCGCCTGA
- a CDS encoding SufE family protein gives MPEMPTKLAEIVDEFAAAPREVVLEMLLEYADVIPPLPAEMDREGMEQVPECQTPFFLRAQVKPDGTLLTWFDCPPEAPTTRAFAGILAEGLAGASAEEVLAVPDDLYQRMGLAQAISPLRVRGGTAILARLKRQVREQAG, from the coding sequence ATGCCCGAGATGCCGACCAAGCTGGCCGAGATCGTCGACGAATTTGCCGCCGCGCCGCGCGAGGTGGTACTGGAGATGCTGCTCGAGTACGCCGACGTCATCCCGCCCCTGCCCGCTGAGATGGATCGGGAGGGCATGGAGCAGGTGCCGGAGTGCCAGACCCCGTTCTTCCTGCGCGCCCAGGTCAAGCCGGACGGGACGCTGCTGACCTGGTTCGACTGCCCGCCGGAGGCGCCCACCACCCGGGCGTTCGCGGGCATCCTCGCCGAGGGGCTGGCCGGGGCGAGCGCCGAGGAGGTGCTGGCCGTCCCGGACGACCTCTACCAGCGGATGGGGCTGGCCCAGGCGATCAGCCCGCTGCGCGTGCGTGGCGGCACCGCGATCCTGGCCCGGCTCAAGCGCCAGGTCCGGGAACAAGCAGGCTGA
- a CDS encoding CBS domain-containing protein — MYRVSDVMTKQVVYLPAETSLDEAARVMKESDIGDVVVTEGATLAGMLTDRDIVVRAVAERADPATTTIGSIITREVVMIEQHSTASEAATLMRERNIRRVLVCDNERKLVGIVSLGDLAMQLDPNSALSDISEAAPNM, encoded by the coding sequence ATGTACCGGGTCAGTGACGTGATGACCAAGCAGGTGGTCTACCTGCCCGCGGAGACCAGCCTGGACGAGGCGGCCAGGGTGATGAAGGAGTCGGACATCGGCGACGTGGTGGTCACCGAGGGGGCCACCCTCGCGGGCATGCTCACCGACCGGGACATCGTGGTGCGGGCGGTGGCCGAACGGGCCGATCCGGCCACCACCACCATCGGCTCGATCATCACCCGAGAGGTGGTGATGATCGAGCAGCACTCGACCGCCAGCGAGGCGGCCACGCTGATGCGCGAGCGCAACATCCGGCGGGTACTGGTCTGCGACAACGAGCGCAAGCTGGTTGGCATCGTCTCCCTCGGCGACCTGGCCATGCAGCTCGACCCGAACTCCGCCCTCAGCGACATCAGCGAGGCCGCCCCGAACATGTGA
- a CDS encoding proline--tRNA ligase, with amino-acid sequence MLLRMSTLLLRTLREDPADAEVPSHRLLLRAGYVRRAAPGGYTWLPLGKLVLDRVAEVVRAEMAAIGDQEVHFPALLPAEPYQTSGRWTEYGDDIFTLADRKGAEHLLAPTHEEMAALLVKDLFASYRDFPLTLFQIQTKFRDEARPRAGLLRGREFLMKDAYSFDLDEAGLQAAYDRHRDAYQKIFDRLGLDYTVVHAMSGAMGGSASEEFLAATPVGEDTFVGCTACEYAANTEAVTTRAPAAGDPDAHPATEVHDTPETPSIASLVELANARRLAGRDDWTAADTLKNVVLTVRRPSAEEAELLVIGLPGDREVDLKRVEAALHPASVAVFDDWDAHPELVRGYIGPQILGKHDIRYLVDPRVVTGTAWLTGANEPGRHATNVVCGRDFTPDGTIEAAEVRPGDPCPACGTGELTMRRGIEIGHIFQLGRRFTDAFAVDVLGPEGKPVRPTMGCYGIGVSRAVAAVAEQHHDERGLVWPAAVAPCDVHLVAAGKGPQLDAALNLGGRLANAGLRVLVDDRTHVSAGVKFTDAELIGIPRAVVVGRRLSDGYVELRDRATGERTELPLDGLVERLTDEVRGARNDRV; translated from the coding sequence ATGCTGCTGCGTATGTCGACCCTGCTGCTCCGGACCCTGCGCGAGGACCCGGCGGACGCGGAGGTGCCGAGCCACCGGCTCCTGCTCCGTGCCGGCTACGTCCGCCGCGCCGCACCGGGCGGCTACACCTGGCTGCCGCTGGGCAAGCTGGTGCTGGACCGGGTCGCCGAGGTGGTCCGGGCGGAGATGGCGGCGATCGGCGACCAGGAGGTGCACTTCCCGGCGCTGCTGCCGGCGGAGCCCTATCAGACCAGCGGCCGGTGGACCGAGTACGGCGACGACATCTTCACCCTGGCGGACCGGAAGGGCGCCGAGCACCTGCTCGCCCCGACCCACGAGGAGATGGCCGCGCTGCTGGTGAAGGACCTCTTCGCCTCGTACCGGGACTTCCCGCTGACCCTCTTCCAGATCCAGACCAAGTTCCGGGACGAGGCCCGGCCCCGGGCCGGCCTGCTGCGCGGACGCGAGTTCCTGATGAAGGACGCGTACTCGTTCGACCTGGACGAGGCGGGGCTGCAAGCGGCCTACGACCGACACCGCGATGCATACCAGAAGATCTTCGACCGGCTGGGACTGGACTACACGGTGGTGCACGCAATGTCCGGGGCGATGGGCGGCTCGGCATCGGAGGAGTTCCTCGCCGCCACCCCGGTCGGCGAGGACACCTTCGTCGGCTGCACCGCCTGCGAATACGCGGCGAACACCGAGGCGGTGACCACCCGCGCGCCGGCCGCCGGCGACCCGGACGCCCACCCGGCGACGGAGGTGCACGACACCCCGGAGACGCCGAGCATCGCGTCCCTGGTCGAGCTGGCCAACGCCCGCCGCCTCGCCGGCCGGGACGACTGGACCGCCGCGGACACCCTGAAGAACGTGGTGCTGACCGTCCGCCGGCCGAGCGCCGAGGAGGCGGAACTGCTGGTGATCGGGCTGCCGGGCGACCGGGAGGTGGACCTCAAGCGGGTCGAGGCGGCACTGCACCCGGCCTCCGTCGCGGTCTTCGACGACTGGGACGCGCACCCGGAACTGGTCCGCGGCTACATCGGGCCGCAGATCCTGGGCAAGCACGACATCCGCTACCTGGTCGATCCGCGGGTGGTCACCGGCACGGCCTGGCTGACCGGGGCGAACGAGCCGGGCCGGCACGCCACCAATGTGGTCTGCGGGCGGGACTTCACCCCGGACGGCACGATCGAGGCGGCCGAGGTGCGCCCGGGCGACCCCTGCCCCGCCTGCGGCACGGGCGAGCTGACCATGCGCCGGGGCATCGAGATCGGGCACATCTTCCAGCTCGGCCGCCGGTTCACCGACGCCTTCGCGGTCGACGTGCTCGGGCCGGAGGGCAAGCCGGTCCGGCCGACCATGGGCTGCTATGGCATCGGGGTGTCCCGGGCGGTGGCGGCGGTCGCCGAGCAGCACCACGACGAGCGGGGACTGGTCTGGCCGGCGGCGGTCGCGCCGTGCGACGTACACCTGGTGGCGGCGGGGAAGGGGCCGCAGCTCGACGCGGCGCTCAACCTCGGCGGACGGCTGGCCAACGCCGGCCTGCGGGTGCTGGTCGACGACCGCACGCACGTCTCGGCGGGGGTGAAGTTCACCGACGCCGAGCTGATCGGCATCCCGCGCGCCGTCGTGGTCGGCCGCCGTCTCTCGGACGGGTACGTCGAACTGCGCGACCGAGCCACCGGCGAGCGGACCGAGCTGCCGCTCGACGGCTTGGTGGAGCGGCTGACCGACGAGGTACGTGGGGCGCGCAACGACCGGGTGTAG
- a CDS encoding MBL fold metallo-hydrolase, giving the protein MRLTVLGGCGAWPAAGQACSGYLVEHDGFRLLVDLGYATVPRLLQHVTADQVDAVFISHGHPDHCADLNPLLRARALRDDPPAPLPVYALPGALDAVLALDRPGMLTSAYVLHEITVGGRLDIGPFRAQTRLLPHWVPNAGLRLAAGDRVVAYTGDTGPSPEVVELARGADLLLAEATYVDQVPEDSQRYLSSARQVGRQAADAGAGHLLLTHLWPGTDPAAARAAAGDSYEGEIGVATADLCRELP; this is encoded by the coding sequence ATGCGGCTCACGGTTCTCGGCGGGTGCGGTGCGTGGCCAGCAGCGGGTCAGGCCTGCAGCGGCTACCTGGTGGAGCACGACGGGTTCCGGCTGCTCGTCGACCTCGGTTATGCGACCGTCCCACGGCTGCTGCAACACGTCACGGCGGACCAGGTCGACGCCGTGTTCATCAGCCACGGACATCCCGATCACTGCGCCGACCTGAACCCGCTGCTGCGGGCGCGAGCACTGCGCGATGATCCACCGGCACCCCTACCGGTGTACGCGCTGCCGGGCGCGCTCGATGCGGTGTTGGCGCTGGACCGCCCCGGGATGCTGACTTCCGCCTACGTCCTGCACGAGATCACCGTCGGCGGCCGCCTCGACATCGGCCCGTTCCGCGCCCAGACCCGGCTGCTGCCGCACTGGGTGCCGAATGCCGGCCTACGACTGGCCGCGGGCGACCGGGTTGTCGCGTACACCGGTGACACCGGCCCGAGCCCCGAGGTGGTGGAACTGGCGCGCGGCGCTGACCTGCTGCTGGCCGAGGCTACCTACGTGGATCAGGTGCCGGAAGACTCGCAACGCTACCTGTCGAGCGCGCGCCAGGTAGGTCGGCAGGCTGCGGATGCCGGCGCCGGACACCTCCTACTGACCCACCTGTGGCCCGGCACGGATCCGGCGGCTGCGCGAGCCGCAGCCGGTGACAGTTACGAGGGTGAGATCGGCGTCGCCACTGCTGACCTGTGCCGGGAGCTTCCCTAG
- a CDS encoding DUF397 domain-containing protein, whose product MKLIGATWRKSTRSGTQGDCVEVADNLAGVVGVRDSKDPTGPVLTFDPQTWQAFLNFAKQH is encoded by the coding sequence ATGAAGCTGATCGGGGCTACCTGGCGCAAGTCCACCCGCAGCGGCACCCAGGGCGATTGCGTCGAGGTGGCCGACAACCTGGCCGGCGTCGTCGGCGTCCGCGACAGCAAGGACCCGACCGGCCCGGTGCTCACCTTCGACCCACAGACCTGGCAAGCCTTTCTGAACTTTGCCAAGCAGCACTGA
- a CDS encoding helix-turn-helix domain-containing protein — protein sequence MEGEPTAELIRAQLRRLRLNADLSQEEFGKLVHFSGSQVSAIELGQRPLDRFFLKRADEVLGTGALLTSLLKLAERDGQPSWFRPWLEAERQAQQMRCYQPTLVPGLLQTENYARAVIRTDDMICDDELERRLSVRMDRQSILSSPDRPKYVAVIEETVLRRADEGFRGLMTDQLAHLIECAERPHIHVHIVPTEVTMHVGLVGPFALARGSDGGWVGHLENQLGGVVVDNDEDVAILLSRWESVRSEALSRRQSIELMKEVMTS from the coding sequence GTGGAAGGTGAGCCGACCGCGGAGCTGATCCGGGCACAACTCCGGCGCCTGCGGCTGAACGCCGACCTGAGCCAGGAGGAGTTCGGGAAACTCGTCCACTTCTCGGGTTCCCAGGTATCCGCCATCGAGCTGGGGCAGCGGCCGCTCGACCGGTTCTTCCTCAAGCGGGCGGACGAGGTGCTGGGGACGGGTGCCCTGTTGACGTCTCTGCTCAAGCTGGCTGAGCGGGACGGGCAGCCGAGCTGGTTCCGGCCATGGCTGGAGGCGGAGCGGCAGGCACAGCAGATGCGGTGCTATCAGCCCACACTCGTCCCCGGGCTGCTACAGACCGAGAACTACGCCCGCGCGGTGATCCGGACGGACGACATGATCTGCGACGACGAGTTGGAGAGGCGGCTATCGGTCCGGATGGACAGGCAGTCCATCCTCTCCAGCCCCGATCGCCCGAAGTACGTTGCAGTGATCGAGGAGACCGTCCTCCGCCGGGCCGACGAGGGCTTCCGAGGGCTCATGACGGATCAGCTCGCGCATCTGATCGAGTGCGCCGAGCGTCCACACATCCACGTCCACATCGTTCCGACTGAGGTCACCATGCACGTCGGACTGGTCGGCCCATTCGCGTTGGCTCGTGGCAGCGACGGCGGATGGGTCGGTCACCTGGAGAACCAGCTCGGCGGCGTAGTGGTCGACAACGATGAGGATGTGGCTATCCTGCTGTCGCGGTGGGAGAGCGTTCGCAGCGAGGCCCTGTCTCGCCGGCAGTCGATCGAGCTGATGAAGGAAGTGATGACGTCATGA
- a CDS encoding SigE family RNA polymerase sigma factor, with protein sequence MDPLLSEFDSFVRTRTPALLRSAYLLTGDQHLAEDLVQSALARTHRSWNRLHDSGNAEAYTRRTMYHLQVSWWRRRRVAESMPGDLPEPRGGDPAADHAHQTTLRLTLRAALQKLSAKQRAVLILRFFEDRTEAEAAELLGVTVGTVKSQTARALAKLRTVAPELAELYVLEGTTR encoded by the coding sequence ATGGACCCTCTCCTGAGTGAGTTCGACTCGTTCGTGCGTACCCGTACGCCCGCACTGCTGCGCTCGGCGTACCTGCTCACCGGCGATCAGCACCTGGCCGAGGATCTCGTCCAGTCCGCGCTGGCCAGGACCCACCGGTCGTGGAACCGGCTGCACGACAGCGGGAACGCCGAGGCGTACACCCGCAGGACCATGTACCACCTGCAGGTTTCCTGGTGGCGCCGGCGCCGGGTGGCCGAGTCGATGCCGGGGGACCTACCCGAGCCGCGCGGAGGCGACCCGGCCGCCGACCACGCCCACCAGACCACGCTGAGGCTCACCTTGCGGGCCGCTCTGCAGAAGCTCTCCGCCAAGCAGCGGGCCGTGCTGATCCTGCGGTTCTTCGAGGACCGCACCGAGGCCGAGGCCGCCGAGCTGCTCGGCGTCACCGTCGGCACCGTGAAGAGCCAGACCGCCAGGGCGCTCGCGAAGCTGCGCACCGTCGCCCCGGAACTTGCCGAGCTGTACGTCCTGGAAGGAACCACCCGATGA
- a CDS encoding SGNH/GDSL hydrolase family protein, which translates to MRWRSFVAVGDSFTEGMDDAYPDGTYRGWADLVATRLAAEAGPDFGYANLAIRGRLFPNIVAEQVPAALAMKPDLISFAAGGNDVLRRTFDPASFVARFDDVVGELRSGGADVILFRFADVMARLPGQRLVAPRVTLLNRVVGEVAERHGAILVDLYADDTYLNPMLWSTDRLHLSPAGHRRVAGQVLTALGVGCDEEWLMVPPHPAPAPWLAGRAADLRWAGQHLAPWIKRRLTGRSSGDTITAKRPMLGPVTD; encoded by the coding sequence GTGCGCTGGCGCAGTTTCGTGGCGGTGGGCGACAGCTTCACCGAGGGCATGGACGACGCGTACCCGGACGGCACCTACCGCGGCTGGGCCGACCTGGTGGCGACCCGGCTGGCCGCCGAGGCCGGCCCGGACTTCGGGTACGCGAACCTGGCGATCCGCGGTCGCCTCTTCCCCAACATCGTCGCCGAGCAGGTGCCGGCCGCCCTGGCCATGAAGCCGGATCTGATCAGCTTCGCCGCCGGCGGCAACGACGTGCTGCGGCGGACCTTCGACCCCGCCTCCTTCGTCGCCCGCTTCGACGACGTGGTGGGCGAGCTGCGTTCCGGCGGCGCGGACGTCATCCTCTTCCGGTTCGCCGACGTGATGGCCCGGTTGCCCGGCCAGCGGCTCGTGGCACCTCGGGTGACGTTGCTCAACCGGGTCGTGGGGGAGGTCGCGGAGCGGCACGGCGCCATCCTGGTCGACCTGTACGCCGACGACACCTACCTCAACCCGATGCTCTGGAGCACCGACCGGCTGCACCTGTCGCCCGCCGGGCACCGGCGGGTCGCCGGGCAGGTGCTCACCGCGCTCGGGGTCGGCTGCGACGAGGAGTGGCTGATGGTGCCGCCGCACCCGGCGCCGGCCCCGTGGCTCGCCGGGCGCGCCGCCGACCTGCGCTGGGCCGGCCAGCACCTGGCACCCTGGATCAAGCGCCGGCTGACCGGCCGCTCCTCCGGGGACACGATCACCGCGAAGCGCCCGATGCTCGGCCCGGTCACCGACTAG
- a CDS encoding aminotransferase class V-fold PLP-dependent enzyme, with protein sequence MTTSCEPDRRESGGTPAFDPASWDSVRAQFALDPGRAHLATFVFAAHPAPVRAAVTAHRDGLDRDAVGYLAANEERLDEAVLRGAADHLDTSPDQIALTDSTTMGLGLLYTGLRLRPGDEVLTTEHDFYATHESLRLRAERDGVTVRRVRLYRDPAVTTVDEIVANLAAAVTTRTRVVALTWVHSSTGVKLPIRQLAEAVRARSPEALVCVDGVHGFGAEAVTPAQLGCDVLISGCHKWLLGPRGTGLGWGSERAWNRMTPVIATFDRRSIGHWLFGDGGAPPTPAGPAHTPGGYHTFEHRWALAEAFEFHRRIGPERIASRTRELADRLKEGLSGISGLRLVTPRSAELSAGIVCCDVTDLPIGEAVGRLHAAGVTASSTPYNPSHLRFGATIANSPEDVDAAIRAVRGLV encoded by the coding sequence GTGACCACGAGCTGCGAGCCGGACCGACGGGAGTCCGGCGGCACGCCCGCCTTCGACCCGGCCAGCTGGGACAGCGTACGGGCGCAGTTCGCGCTCGACCCTGGCCGGGCGCACCTGGCCACCTTCGTCTTCGCGGCCCACCCCGCGCCGGTCCGCGCGGCCGTCACCGCGCACCGGGACGGGCTCGACCGGGACGCGGTCGGCTACCTGGCCGCCAACGAGGAACGGCTGGACGAGGCTGTCCTCCGGGGGGCTGCCGACCACCTCGACACCAGCCCGGACCAGATCGCCCTCACCGACTCGACCACGATGGGCCTCGGGCTGCTCTATACGGGGCTGCGGCTGCGGCCCGGCGACGAGGTGCTCACCACCGAGCACGACTTCTACGCCACGCACGAGTCGTTGCGGCTGCGGGCCGAGCGGGACGGGGTGACCGTGCGCCGGGTACGCCTCTACCGCGACCCGGCGGTGACCACCGTCGACGAGATCGTCGCCAACCTCGCGGCGGCCGTCACCACCCGCACCCGCGTCGTCGCGCTCACCTGGGTGCACTCCAGCACCGGAGTGAAGCTGCCGATCCGGCAGCTCGCCGAGGCGGTTCGGGCACGCAGTCCGGAGGCACTGGTCTGCGTGGACGGGGTGCACGGCTTCGGTGCCGAGGCGGTGACCCCGGCCCAGCTCGGCTGTGACGTACTAATTTCGGGCTGCCACAAGTGGCTGCTCGGACCGCGCGGCACCGGACTCGGGTGGGGGAGTGAGCGGGCGTGGAACCGGATGACGCCGGTCATCGCCACCTTCGATCGGCGCAGCATCGGCCACTGGCTGTTCGGGGATGGTGGCGCGCCGCCAACGCCCGCGGGGCCCGCGCACACGCCCGGGGGCTACCACACCTTCGAGCACCGGTGGGCTCTGGCCGAGGCGTTCGAGTTCCACCGGCGGATCGGGCCGGAGCGGATCGCCTCGCGGACCCGCGAACTGGCCGACCGGCTCAAGGAGGGCCTCTCCGGTATCAGCGGGCTGCGACTGGTGACGCCGCGCTCGGCCGAGCTCTCCGCCGGCATCGTCTGCTGCGACGTGACCGACCTGCCGATCGGTGAGGCGGTGGGCCGACTCCACGCCGCCGGAGTGACCGCCAGCAGCACCCCGTACAACCCCTCCCACCTGCGGTTCGGGGCGACCATCGCGAACAGCCCCGAGGATGTCGACGCGGCGATACGGGCGGTTCGTGGGCTGGTCTGA
- a CDS encoding sulfurtransferase, which translates to MPVPSDPNPRLKSYADPQRLVTTEWLAEHLGDEGLVVVESDEDVLLYDTGHIPGAVKVDWHTELNDQVTRDYLDAKSFAELCAAKGIGRDDTVVFYGDNFNWWAAYALWVFSLFGHPDVRLLDGGRQKWMAEGRELTKEKVTRPPAEYPVPQRNDAPLRAFREEVMAHIAAGRPLVDVRSPGEYTGEMLHMPDYPQEGALRGGHIPGAVNKPWKSAANDDGTFKSPDELRAIYADQLGLSPSDDVIAYCRIGERSSHTWFVLRHLLGYPQVRNYDGSWTEWGNLVRAPVARGDQPGGIAG; encoded by the coding sequence ATGCCAGTGCCCAGCGATCCGAATCCCCGCCTCAAGTCGTACGCCGACCCGCAGCGCCTGGTCACCACGGAGTGGCTGGCCGAGCACCTCGGCGACGAGGGCCTCGTCGTGGTGGAGTCCGACGAGGACGTGCTGCTCTACGACACCGGTCACATCCCGGGCGCCGTCAAGGTCGACTGGCACACCGAGCTGAACGACCAGGTGACCCGGGACTACCTGGACGCGAAGAGCTTCGCCGAGCTCTGCGCCGCCAAGGGCATCGGTCGGGACGACACGGTGGTCTTCTACGGCGACAACTTCAACTGGTGGGCCGCGTACGCCCTCTGGGTCTTCTCGCTCTTCGGCCACCCCGACGTGCGGCTGCTCGACGGTGGCCGGCAGAAGTGGATGGCCGAGGGGCGCGAGCTGACCAAGGAGAAGGTGACCCGCCCGCCCGCCGAGTACCCGGTGCCGCAGCGGAACGACGCGCCGCTCCGGGCCTTCCGCGAGGAGGTGATGGCGCACATCGCCGCCGGTCGACCGCTGGTCGACGTCCGCTCGCCGGGCGAGTACACCGGCGAGATGCTGCACATGCCGGACTATCCGCAGGAGGGCGCGTTGCGCGGCGGGCACATCCCGGGCGCGGTCAACAAGCCGTGGAAGTCCGCCGCGAACGACGACGGCACCTTCAAGTCCCCGGACGAGCTACGCGCCATCTACGCCGATCAGCTCGGGTTGAGCCCGAGCGACGACGTGATCGCGTACTGCCGGATCGGGGAGCGGTCCAGCCACACCTGGTTCGTGCTGCGGCACCTGCTGGGCTATCCGCAGGTGCGCAACTACGACGGCTCGTGGACCGAGTGGGGCAACCTGGTCCGGGCCCCCGTCGCGAGGGGCGACCAGCCGGGCGGCATCGCCGGCTGA
- a CDS encoding TetR/AcrR family transcriptional regulator, giving the protein MTSEPAPTRARRSDATRAAILRAARERFAADGYDRSTIRAIAAEARIDPSMVMRYYGSKEGLFAAAAEFDLRLPALAELPREQLGELLVRHFLDRWEGDETLAALVRTATTSPGAAERMRAIFAEQLTAAMAGLADPTEAPRRAGLVASQILGLALTRYIIRLPPVVDLDPAELVAWVAPTVQRYLTGPTPASA; this is encoded by the coding sequence ATGACTTCGGAACCGGCACCGACCCGCGCCCGCCGCTCGGACGCCACCCGCGCCGCGATCCTGCGCGCCGCCCGCGAGCGGTTCGCCGCCGACGGATACGACCGCTCCACCATCCGCGCCATCGCCGCCGAGGCCCGGATCGACCCGTCCATGGTGATGCGCTACTACGGCAGCAAGGAGGGACTCTTCGCCGCGGCGGCCGAGTTCGACCTGCGCCTGCCGGCGCTGGCTGAGCTACCCCGCGAGCAGCTCGGCGAACTGCTGGTGCGGCACTTCCTCGACCGCTGGGAGGGGGACGAGACGCTGGCGGCGCTGGTCCGCACGGCCACCACCAGCCCCGGGGCGGCCGAACGGATGCGCGCGATCTTCGCCGAGCAGTTGACCGCCGCGATGGCCGGGCTCGCCGACCCGACCGAGGCCCCCCGCCGGGCCGGGCTGGTGGCCAGCCAGATCCTCGGGCTCGCGCTGACCCGGTACATCATCCGGCTGCCGCCCGTGGTCGACCTGGACCCGGCCGAGCTGGTCGCCTGGGTCGCCCCGACCGTCCAGCGCTACCTGACCGGCCCGACCCCGGCCTCGGCATGA